The genomic region CCGCTCATCCGGGATACCGGATCCATTTGGTTCTTCGCCGGATCGATTGGGAAGTCCCGGCTTCTTCCTCTTGATGCCTTCCTCGTTGTCCGATTCCTTGCCTCGCGCCGGTTCGGGAGCAGAGATGCTGAAGTGCACCATGGCGGTGGCCGCCATGAACCAAGCCAAACGTGGGGTCACTGATTCGGAGGCAGACTTCTTTTGGCGTATCCGCATTGCATGCTCCTGGCGTCTACAACAGAGAGGTGAGCGTGGTCCGTGTTGAGAAGGGTTCTCATCGGGCCGTATCACCTGTATGACGAACGAAAAAGCGGAGCCCTTGGCGACCGAGAAAAATTAATTTTCGACCAGTGGAATATCGAGGCGGACTATAAGATCAGTACGAGGTAAGGCGTGAGCCGGACCACCGTCAGGCCTTGCGTCTTGGCGAGAGCAGTCACCGCGTCGTCGAGTCCTTGAAGAATAAATCGCCCGCTTACGAGTTTCGTCCGGGCTGGGTCCGCGAGCACGACGATTCGGCCCGGTCGATACCGATTGAGTTCGGCCATCGCTTCTGCAAACGGTTTCTTGTCGATCACGATGCCGCCGCGTATCCAGGAGAGGGCTGAACGGCCGTCGATCGCCATGGCCGCGCGCGGTGCCTCTCCGACGCGATAGAGGGTCTCCTGATCCTTGTGCACGGTCACTGAGGCGGGCTGATCCTTGCCCGTGACTTTCGTGGCGACGTCAACAGTCCCTTCCGTCACCGTGACGGTCGCTTGGCGATCTTGGGCATGGACGGCGAACGCCGTACCGACCGCCTGTGTGATGCCTCCCTGCGTCAGCACGCGAAATGGTGCCTGCCTGTTGGGGACGACTTCAAAAAACGCTTCTCCCTTCAGGATTTCGATCCGCCGCTCGTGTTCCGTATACGATACCGCAATGGCCGTATCGGTGTTCAAATGGGCCAGACCTCCGTCCGGTAGCTGCACGATCTGCTGTTGCCCGGTCGCCGTGCGGTGGTCGGCGGAGAGGAAGAGCCGGATGTCTTGATAGAAGAGGAGACCTGCAAGCCCAGCCGCAACCGCTCCAGTGATCACGACTCGCCAATGGGGCCGCAACCGTTGCTTCCGACTTATCGATAGTTGTTCGGTCTTGTGATTCGCAGGGATGACGGTCTTGAGGGGTTCGAGTTGTTGCCAGAAGACCCGTTCGTCGTCGAAGACCCGTTGATGAGACGGGTGTTCCGCAAGCCACTGTTTGAACCGGCGCAGCTCTGCCTCACTCATATGGCCCGAGGCGAGCCGGATGACCCAGTCTCGCGCGATGCGAGACAACCGCTCGTCGGGAGTGCCTAAATTTTTCAATTGAGGTTCCTGGGGTTCACTCATGATGTGCTTCGACTCGACGACGACAAAGGATTGTGCCGGGCCAGTCGGTTATGGGCGGACCGGTCACACGACCCCATGATGAGAAGACGAGTGAAAACGGTGAACCCTTGGCGGGAACGATTGTGAGGGGTCAGCGATCACGGACGGACGACAGATGGTCGAGCACCTTCCGCATGTGCGCTTCGACCGTCGAGATGGAGATGCCGAATTCCTTGGCGATTTCCTGCTGCGTCTTGTGGCCGAATCGGTTGAGCTGAAAGATGTTTTGGCTCAGACTTGGAAGCTCGTTCAGAGCCTGTTCGAGGCGAGCCAATTCCTGCCTGGCGATCATGACGCGTTCCGCATGGCGGTGTTCCGTCCCTCCCCATAGGATGTCGTTGGCTTCCGCCAGGATTTCCGCGCGGTTCTGTTCCACCCGCAGGTGGTCGGTCGCCAGGTTGGCTGCCATGCGGAAGAGGTAGGCCTTTTGATTGTGGATATGCTGCGTATCTTCTTGAGCCGAGATCTTGAGGAAGAGTTCCTGGGTGAGGTCCCTCGCGGTGAACGTGCACTTCAGCCGTTTGAGTAGGAAGCGGAACAGACCTTCTTCGTGCTCGAAAAAGACTTCCGAGAGTTCTGTGTGCGACATCGCCTGTTCCCTTCAGAGGAAGGAGCCGGTGCGAAAACGGGAACGATAGCCTGTGCGTAATGTCGTCTTATAGCATTCACGGAAAATGTGCGTCAATCTTGCTCGGCCCCGCAGAGGCCCTAGGGATACGCACGCCGTCCCCTTTCTTGACCTGACAGGCGCGGCGGGTTTATCTTCCTGGGGATTTTATCCGAGCAAGGAGGTCTTATGCGAAACCGGCATCTGGCTGTGGCTCTAGCGGGATTCGCCCTGGCGGCGTGCAGTACGACGGAATGGGTCAATGCGAACAAGCCGCCGGAGCAATACACGACCGATTACAACAAGTGCGAGAACTCGGCGCTCAGCGACCCCAAGCTGCAACAGGGCAGCAAGATCCTTGTCCAGACTGCGACCGAACGCTGCATGCAGAGAGAAGGCTGGCGTCTCATCGAGCATTGAGGGTTATACGCCCTTCCCCGGACTCCGCCGTCGTGGTGCTGATCTCCGTTCGCTCCTGCCGGTAGATAGGATTCTCTCTCCCCTCCGGTTAACAGAAAATTTACTCATCGGTGACAGATCCGGAACGCTCGACGGGTACGTTGGGGCCATGATCAATCGTCGTCATGGTGATCAACGACACCGAAGGCGTCCGGCTGTCCTGTCCGCACAACGATGTGGACGGTTCCCGGCGCCCATGCGCGACCGCGTCCGTCCATGCGGTCGCAGGAGGACGTCATGACCGGACATGTCCTGCTCGAATCGTCGGTCGGCATCGGCCATTCCCCGGATAGCCTCGTCAGGGAGATTTTGGATCGGGTCGAAGAAGAGGCGGTGCTCAGCCTGGACTCTCTCGTGATGTCCCTGCCTCACTACAGCTGGAATCAGATTCTGATCGCCGTCGACCGTCTGGCGCGGGACGGACGACTCATTCTTCGCCGCCATCGATTCGACTACACGCTGTTTTCCAAACACTACCCCGCCTAGGCTGGCCGGATATCTCCCCGCCGTTGCCCCTGCGAGGCGAACCTCAGGCTCCGTTATCCGCTCGCACTGGTTGGCTGGTATGGCGGATGATCTTGCCCTCGACCATGTAGATCACCAATTCTCCGACGTTGGTGGCATGGTCGGCGATGCGTTCAAGATACTTGCCGATGAACGTGAGACGGATGGCCCGGGTGATCGTGCCGGGGTTTTCAAGCATGAAAGACAGCAATTCCCTGAACAACTGATGCGTCAGATCGTCGACGAAATCGTCGTCGGCGCAGACCTTTCTGGCCAGCGTGGCGTCCGAGCGGACGAAGGCCTCCAGGCATTCCCGTACCATCCGCATGGTCCAGCTCGACATGCGGGGAATGTCGATATAGGGTTTGAGCTGCGGTTCTTCGTTCAGTTCGATGACGCGTTCGCTGATGTTCTCAGCCAGGTCGCTCATGCGCTCCAGTTCGGTTGAGATTTTCATCGCCGTCGTGATGAATCGAAGGTCACCGGCGGCCGGCGCCTGCAATGCAAGCAGGCGAATGCAGGTCTCGTCGATCTCCACGTCGAGTCCATTGACCAGAGCGTCACGCTCGATGATCCGGGAAGCGAGATGAACGTCCCGGTCCACGAGCGCTTGGATCGAGCCCTCGATCTGCTGTTCCACCAGCGAGCCCATGCGCAGAATCTGCGTCTTCAGGTCCGCCAGTTCTTGGTCGAAGTGTCGGTGCATCATTTCCCGCCTCCGATGACTAACCGAATCGGCCGGTCACGTATTCCTCAGTCAGCTTATTCGATGGATTGGTGAAGATCCTGTCCGTTCGATCGCACTCGATCAGACGGCCTTCGTACATGAACGCGGTGTAATCGGACACACGCGCCGCCTGCTGCATGTTGTGGGTGACAATCACGATCGTCACTTTCTGCTTGAGATCGGTGACCAGTTCCTCGATGCGCGCGGTCGCGGTAGGATCCAGGGCCGACGTCGGTTCGTCGAACAGGAGGATTTCCGGTCTCGTGGCCAGCGCTCGGGCGATGCAGAGGCGCTGCTGTTGCCCCCCCGAGAGGTTCAAGGCCTGATCGTGGAGGCGGTCTTGGACCTCGGGCCAGAGGGCCGCGTCGCGGAGCGCCCGCTCGACGGCGTGATCCAGGTCGGTCCGTTTCATGCCTCCGCGGATGCGCAATCCGTAGGCGACGTTTTCATAAATGGACTTGGGAAACGGATTCGGCCGCTGGAAGACCATGCCGATGCGCATCCGGATTTCAATCGGGTCGATCTCGGCCGCCACCAGATTGATGCCGTCCGGATACAGCAGCAGCTCGCCCTCATACCGGTTGCCAGGATACAGGTCATGCATCCTGTTGAGACAGCGGAGGTAGGTCGTCTTGCCGCATCCGGACGGTCCGATCAGCGCCGTGGCATGGCGGTCAGGCAGGCCGAGGGAAATGGCATTTAACGCCTGGACGTTGCCGTAGAAGAAGCTCAGGCCCTTCGATTCCGCTTTCAGTGCGCCGTTGGGTGGGGTGCTTAGGGACATGAGGCTACCAACGGATTCGTTTCCGGAAATGCGCGCGAACCGCGATCGCGAGCGCGTTCATCGCCAGCGTCATGACCAGGAGGACGAGTCCTGCCGCCGCGGCGTTGACATGAAAATCCTCTTGAGGCCGGGAAACCCAGTTGAACATCTGGATCGGCATGACCGTAAAGGGATCGAACATCCATTGAAAGGAGACGTACGGCGGCTCGTCCTGCCAGGGAGGATGGGGAAGAAACGCGATGAACGACAGCGCGCCGACGGTGATCAAGGGAGCGGTTTCCCCCACTGCGCGGGACAGCGCCAGAATCAGACCCGTCATGATGCCTCCCATCGAGCAGGGCAGGACATGGTGCTGGACGGTCTGCCACTTGGTGGCGCCGAGCGCATAGGCGGCCTCTCGGATCTGCGGCGGTACGGCGCGAATCGCTTCGCGAGCGGCGATGATGACCATCGGCAAGACCAGCAGGGCCAGCGTCAAGCCGGCGGTCAGGAAGCTTTGCCCCAGGCGGAATTCATAGACGAAGAGCGCCAGCGCCATCAGGCCGTAGACGATCGACGGCACACCGGCCAGATTGGCGATGTTGATGTCGATCAGCGTGGTGAGCCGATTTTTTGGTGCATATTCTTCCAGATAGACGGCCGCTCCGAGTCCCACGGGGACGGCGACGAGCGCGGTGAGCAGCATGACGAGGATCGTGCCGATCCATGCGCTCAGAATACCCGCCTGTGCGGCAAACCGCGATGGGTAGGACGTCAGAAACTGCCAGGATAGGCGGCCGACTCCTTCCGCGGCTAACTGGCCGATCAATGCCAGCAGGACGCTGAGGACCGCCAGGGTGACAAGGAAACCGGTTCGCGCAAACACCGCATCCATCCGCTTTCGGCGGACCAGCTGTTTGCGGTCGAAGCCGGAGCTAATAGGCTTGGCGATAGCGTTTTCTAAGGACATGGCCTGCCAGATTGAAGACGAATGTCATGAGCAACAGCGTGAGACCCGTGGCGAAAATAGTCCGGTATCCGATACTGCCGTGAGGCAGGTCACCCAGACTGACTTGAACGATGTACGCGGTCATCGTGGCGGCCGGCTCCAGCGGGTTCCAAGTCAGGGTCGGCTGCATGCCGGCGGCGATAGCGACCACCATGGTTTCTCCGATCGCCCGGGATACGCCGAGGACGTATGCGGCGGCGATGCCGGACAGGGCGGACGGAAAGACCACCCGCCACGCCGTCTGCATGCGTGTAGCGCCGAGCGCATAGGCGCCTTCACGCAAGGCGAGCGGCACGGCCCGCATGGCGTCTTCGCTCACCGAGCTGACGTAAGGCACGATCATGATGCCGATGACGAATCCGGCGCTCAGCATATTGAAGCCGGGAAGGTCCGGCCAGATCCGCTGCAGCGCGGGCGTGACGAAGAGCAGCGCGAAATAACCGTACACCACGGTCGGCACGGCGCTCAGCAGCTCCAATGCCGGCTTGACCGCTTCGCGCAACGCGCGGGACGCATACTCGCTCAAGTAGACGGCGACGATACTGCCGGCGGGGATGGCCACGACCAGCGCGACGGTGGTGGTCACCACGGTGCCGGACACCAGGGGGAGAATGCCATAGTGCGGCTCGGAAAAGAGCGGCGTCCATTGGCTGTCGGTCAGAAACTCGAGGAGCGATACCTGTCGAAAGAACAGGAAGGATTCATACGAGAGGACGCCGACGATCCCGATCGTGATGGCGACCGAGGCGAGCGCGGTGAGCATCAAGACCAGTTCGATTGCCTTCTCCTTGAATCTCGGAACCAGGACCGGGGGAACCTGGAACTCCCGCGCCTGTTTCAGTAACCCGGGTTTGGCGGTATCGGCGTCCATAACGGCGATCCTTTCTCCGGCGCGGCCTAGAGCGTGGCTTCCCGGCGGAGCAATTCTTCGATCTTGATGCCGATCGTGGACGTGCCCTGGAAGGCGGTGCCGACCTTTCCGTTCCGGAAGTGCGCGAGCGCCAGTTCGTAGGCCTGCGCGGGAAGGGGAACGTACTTGACCTGCGGCGCCAGGGTCGCCGTCTGAGCCAGATAGAACTCGACGAACCGCTTGACCTCAGAACGCTCGGCCGCTTTGGCGTTGACGTAGATGAACAACGGGCGTGACAGCGGCTGGTACGTGCCGTTTTCGACGGTCACGCGGGAAGGCAATACAGGCCCTTTCCCGCCGTCGATCGCGATCGCCTTGAGGCGTTGTTGATTGGGTTCGAAGTAGGCGTACGGAACGTATCCCAGCGCCTGCTTGTCGTGGGAGATTCCCTGCACCAACGTGTTGTCGTCTTCGCTGGCCGTATAATCTCCGCGGCTGGCTTTGGCTTTGCCGACCACCGCTTCCGTGAAGTAGTCGAAGGTTCCCGAGTCGGCTCCGGCGCCGAAGAGCTTAAGCGGAAGGTCTGGCCAGGTCGGACGAACCTGGCTCCATTTCATGACGCGGCCTTGAGCGGACGGTTCCCAGATCCGCTTCAACTCGTCCAAGGTGAAGTGATCGACCCACGTCGCCTGGGGACTCACCGCGATGGTCAACGCATCGAAGGCGATGGGCAGTTCGATATATGACACACCGTTGGTCCGGCAGACTTCCATTTCACCGGATTGTATGGGCCTGGAAGCGTCCTGAATGTCCGTTTCGCCGCGGCAGAATTTCTTGAATCCTCCGCCTGTTCCGGAAATGCCCACCGTCACACGAACCGCTCCGCGCGCGGTTTTCTGAAACTCTTCCGCCACGGCTTCGGTAATCGGGAATACGGTGCTCGATCCGTCCACCTTGACCAGCGCCGTGGTCTGAGGCCAGGTCGGGGCGGCGCACCACACAAGCAGTCCTGCCAGACCAAGGCTCGCGACGACACTTCCTGGACGCTGCATTCTTCGCATGAACGGGCTCCTTTCCTTCAACTACTCCAACGAGGCACGTGTGCTCCGAAGACGCCCAGCATGCAGGCGGAAACTTTCGGTTCGATTACGTCCTTGTTAACGCCGCGTTAATTTTTCTTTTCTATCTGCCGCAGGGTGCGGAACCACCACGAAACCGTAGGACAAGCATTTGTTAACAATCCTGTAACCGCGCGGCAATTGCCTTGTGATTCGTTGGAGCTACACCCGTAGTGTCAGCATCGTCATCGAAGATCCGGTCTCATACCAACCAAGGGGGAGTCGATATGACGTGGGTTCGAGTACTGATGTGTTCAATAGTGGGAGTTCTGGCGTTGACGGCGGGTTTGCAGGCGCCGCCGGCCCTCGCCGGTACGGCCAAGAACCAGCCCTCCACTGCGTCGCCGGTCGTCGTTGCGCAGAAGACCGACGAGCCGATGCCGACGCAAGGCCCGGCCCCAGTGAGGGACCTGCCGCCCGGCGGCACGGCGATCGAAGATCTGCTGCTGCAAAAGGGCGCAATTACGATGGACGAGTGGATTCAGATCCGCGCAGAGCAGGAGTATCGCGTGGCGGACCAATCGCGGCGCATCGATTCGCTCGAAGAATGGAAAAATAAGACAGAACTGCTCCCGATCCTCAGAGACAAGGTCAATTTCGGACTCAACGCGTTGCAATTTCTCTACGGTCACCTCGACACGCAGGTTCCGGAAGGCCGCAGCCAGGACAGTTTTTCCATCCGGCGGTCGGAAATGCTGTTTTGGGGCAAGATCAGCGAAACGATTCCGCGGTGGCACATTCTCATGGAGTTTCAGAGTATCAATCTGACGAGCAACACGCCGGCTGCTGCCAATCAGGTCGGAACTCCCACCTCCGCCACGTTCTTCCGGGAAAGCTACATCGACGTCAGACCGGTTCAGTCTTGGGCGCCCAATCTGAATCTTATTCGAATGGGTATTTTCCGAATGCCGTTCGGTATCTTCACCGAACAGTCGGGCGGCTTGCGCGACGTCATCAGCTCCCCCTACCTCACCCAGGTCGGCGGCGGCGGCGGACCGGGACAGAACCAAAACGGGACGGGCGGATCGATTGAATTCGTCCAAGAGCGTGACTACTTCATCGATGTGCGCGGCAAGATCGCCAACCGGCTCGAATATGTGACCGGTATCATGAACAACAATAATTTTCAGGCCAATGGCTTGGTCAATACGACGTCCGGCCTGGGAGGAGCTAACGCTCCAAAGGCGTGGTACGGACGCGTGCGTCTGTTCGGAAACGACGTGTCGTTCATCAGTTTCACGACAATCCAAGGTACATCCAACAACGCGGGAACATTGATCAATGGCCGCGGAAAGGGAGCATTCGATCGCTACGCAGTCGATTTCCGTTACACGTCCAAGATCGTGCCAGGCTTAATGATCCAGGGCGAATACTGGCAAGGACACGACGGAGCCAATGCCACGACCGTCGGCGTCGGGGCCAACGGCACTTGTCAAGTCACGGCGGTTTGCGGTGGGTCGGGAGCGCCCGGCGAGATGAGAAGAACCTATTATGTGCTGGGCAAGTATCTCTTCACCGACGGGCCATTGGAGAATTTCGAGCCGACCGTCATGTGGGAGCAGTTCGATCCCAATACCAGCATGGGGAATGACTTGTATGAACGAACCATCGTGGGCCTGACCTATTATTTCGAGAATTTTCCGCCGAAGGTTCAATCGAAAATCCAATTGAACTACGAATTCCGGCATCACCAAGGGCTGGGTACCGGACCGAACACGCCGGCATACAATTCGGCGACCGATCCGTTTGCCAACAATGCGTTCTTCATCCAGTTTCAAGTCCGATTCATGTAGCAATCTGAGTAAATGTCTCGATGGACATTTTGTCATTGCATCGGAAACCGGCTAGGGAGTAAGGAGGATAATATGAAAGGTGTTTCGGTGGCTGCGTTGTTGTTGGCATCGCTGGCGTGCGTCGCCTGCTCGCCGTCTCAAGTGTTCGCACCGGACGTCATGGAAGGGGTGGACCAGGAGTTCGATTTTTCGAGATGGCGGGCGTTGCCGAACCAGGATGAAGGCAAGAAAGTTGAGCTCGGCGGCGCGATTCTTCAGTCCGATGTGAAGGGCGACACGGTGACGTTCGTGCTGAGGCAACTCCCGATCGTCAAACATCCCGCCTACGGTCCCAAAGACACCGGAAAACGGAGCGGCGAGTTCGCGGCCACCTTTTCAGGAACGCTCGAACCCAAGTTTCTTCAACGAGGAAACAGGGTGGTCGTCATCGGCACGACCAAATTGGCCAAAGTCGTCGTCGTGGACGATATTCCGCGGAGCCTCCCGAATCTGGAAGTCAAATGTTTGCACATCTGGAATACCGGTGGGCGTGATATTGCCGACTTCCCCTCGTTCGGAGCGGGATACGAGACGCTCGAGAATCAGACGTGGTGCGCATCCAAATAGGACGGTCGCACCGACAATGGTCATGTGAGAATGGATTGAAAGAACATCGGCGAGTCAGCATGCGGCAATGGTTCCGGGCGATCTGTCCGGTTCTCCTGCTGTGCGTGGCGGGGGCCGTGGCGGCCGGCTGTGGCCACGAGGCGTCGCTTACCCGTGAGACGGAAACGGGGGGAGTCGTCACGTTTCCGATCGAGAGCGAGGGGGACGTATTGTCTTCTGCTGGCCGCCGGGATGCGCTTCGTTTGATCGCTAATAAGTGTCCGAACGGCTCGCGCATCGTCAAGGAAGGTGAAATTCCCAAAGTTAGCAAATCCGCCGATCGCAATTGGCGCGGGCAAATGGGGACCGAACGTATCTGGGGGATTCAATTCACATGCGGACAATGATCACGGTGCCGTTCATGGGCACGCGATGGATTCTCGGGATAGGGCTTGTCATTGCGGCGGCGGGACTGCCCGGCTGCGCGGCCTTGATGGGGGAGAAGACGACGTTCAACCAGGGAGGGGCGAAGGTCGGCCTCGAGCGCGATCCGACGATCGCCCGCGCAAAGACCGACGTTCATAATGCCCATCCCGCCAATCTGACGGGGGCCGAGGTGCGGACGCTGCTCGGTGCGGTCGAAGTGAGCGGCTGGACCGGGACGATCGTCGGAATCTTCGAGAACCCACGGCCCGTGCCGTTATTGACCGAAGAACAGCTCAACGCGTATGCGGGCCCGATATCGGATGCCTTTCGACAGGCCGGACCGGCGGAACGCGTGACGTTTTCATTTCCGAAACCCGACGTGAAATACAGCGACAACCGAACGATCGGCTTCTTGTTCGTGCGCGACAAATATCTGCACATCGTGCTGACGGATCATGCCTCATTGACCCGCGCCGATACGGGCGGCGATGAGCTGAAAGATCCGCGGGATACCAAGGGGATGAAGCTTTGGGTGGCTCTTCCGGCCCGTGCGGCCGTCGTGCCGGATATCCAGGAGCCCACTTGGGCGGCGTTCGAGACGGTTCACGTCTCGTTGAACATGCAGGAAGTCATCGCGCTGCGCTCGGCAAAACCTCCGGTACTGGTTGGCCGGGAATCCGCGGTTCCGCCTTCTCCTGTTGCGAGCGACGCCGGGCCGTCGAAACAGGATTTGCAAAACCAAGTCCGCGAGCTGACGAATTCCAACCTCGAATTACGCGGCCGGCTGGACGATCAGGCCAAACAAATGAAGACCTTGAACGACGAGATGAATCGTCTTCGCCTTGAGATGGATCAGGCCAAGCCCCCGAAGAGTCCTCCCCGCAAGAGCCCGGCCCCGTTCACCCCTTAAGGGGCGCCCTAGCGACGAACCGGTGCGGACCCCGTCGTTCTATCCAACGCAACCGCACTCTTGTTGATCTGCTGCGCAGGCAGGGGAAAGAAGCCCGCTTTGACGACTGCCTGCTGGCCGTCCTGGCTCATCAGGAAAGCCAGGAATTCCTTTACGGCCGGGGGAAGCGACGTCTTGGGGGTTTTGTCCAGATACAGATAGAGCATGCGTCGCAGCGGATAGGATTGATCGGCGACGGTGGCCGGTGAAGGAGTGATGAAGGGCGTGCCGGCGGCTTCGGCTAAAGGCACGGCGCGCACCATCGAGGATTCCAGGCCGAGCCCGCTGTATCCGATGCCGAGTTGATCCCGGCTGAGGCTGAGTATCACCGAAGCGGCTCCCGGATTCTCATGCACTGACGGGATGAATTCTCCTCCTCCGAGGCAGTGTTCCTGGAAAAAGGCCCTCGTCCCGGATTTTCTATCCCGGCCATACAGCTGAATCGGGGCGTCGGTCCAGCCTTCTGATAGTCCGAGCTGACCCCACTGTGTGATCGGGGTCTTATGTCCGCGAAGCCGTGTGCTCGAGAACATCGCATCCACCTGTTCGAGGGTCAGGGCGTTCAAAGGATTGTCCTTATGGACGTAGATGGCCACGGCATCGACCGCGACCGGCACGGCCATCGGTTCGTAATCGTGCTGCGCGACGAATTCCTTGAGCTCCGAATCGAAGAGCTCGCGCGAGGTCGCAACCAGGGAGAAATGCTGGGATCGCTCCTCCAGCAGCATCACCTTTCCGGTCTTCTGTAACGGAGGCTGGAGAAATTCCTCGATCGCTTTGGAGGATCCACCGCCGCGCACTTCGATACGGACGTTCGGCTGTCGGCGCTGAAATTCAAGGCTCAGGCGTGACAGCAACGGGTACATGGTTTCCGAACCCTGAATCTTGAGGCTGCCCTTGATCTGGGCCTGCGGGGCATAGCGTGCGAGTTCGTTGTCCGGCGTGACCGAGGCGAACGGCCCCCCCTGTTCGGCGGCAGCAGGATCGACCGTTACGGCGAGGGCGAAGATACCGACGAGCCACGCACCTCGTTTGAGCATTGTGTGCAACATTCTGGGATCCTTTCTTCGTATTGTCGTCGGGTCCCTACCCAATTTTATCGTCCGAATGTACTGAGATAGAGTTTCCGGCGGGTAACCTGAATGTTACAAGCGTGTTAACTCTCGCCGGGAGCCGGCAAGCGCATTGAGGCTGTAGTCTCGAGATCGAAGAGAGTTATGGGCTAGAGGACACGGTAATACAGGACGGCGCTGGTTCCGGTGTTGGCGTCCCGGCGGAGGGTCACGATCGCGTGCTTGACGACCTCATTGACTGTCAGGGTCATGCGGGCCGAAAACACCTCGCTTTTGATGTCATACACGTTCTGAAGACGCAATTCCTTGCCGACCGCTTCGAAGCTGCTGACGCGGTCGAGTTCTTGAAGCGTCTTGTAGGGCCGCCCTTGAATGATCTCGCCGGCGACGGCCTGGCTGACCCTTGGGTCCAAGGACTGCAGCACGATCGACTCGGCGGTATTGAGATTCAGCCGCCCCTCGCCCTCCTGCGGAAAGACGGTGACGTAGCGTGAAATCTTGT from Nitrospira japonica harbors:
- a CDS encoding PstS family phosphate ABC transporter substrate-binding protein produces the protein MRRMQRPGSVVASLGLAGLLVWCAAPTWPQTTALVKVDGSSTVFPITEAVAEEFQKTARGAVRVTVGISGTGGGFKKFCRGETDIQDASRPIQSGEMEVCRTNGVSYIELPIAFDALTIAVSPQATWVDHFTLDELKRIWEPSAQGRVMKWSQVRPTWPDLPLKLFGAGADSGTFDYFTEAVVGKAKASRGDYTASEDDNTLVQGISHDKQALGYVPYAYFEPNQQRLKAIAIDGGKGPVLPSRVTVENGTYQPLSRPLFIYVNAKAAERSEVKRFVEFYLAQTATLAPQVKYVPLPAQAYELALAHFRNGKVGTAFQGTSTIGIKIEELLRREATL
- a CDS encoding Slp family lipoprotein → MKGVSVAALLLASLACVACSPSQVFAPDVMEGVDQEFDFSRWRALPNQDEGKKVELGGAILQSDVKGDTVTFVLRQLPIVKHPAYGPKDTGKRSGEFAATFSGTLEPKFLQRGNRVVVIGTTKLAKVVVVDDIPRSLPNLEVKCLHIWNTGGRDIADFPSFGAGYETLENQTWCASK
- the pstB gene encoding phosphate ABC transporter ATP-binding protein PstB codes for the protein MSLSTPPNGALKAESKGLSFFYGNVQALNAISLGLPDRHATALIGPSGCGKTTYLRCLNRMHDLYPGNRYEGELLLYPDGINLVAAEIDPIEIRMRIGMVFQRPNPFPKSIYENVAYGLRIRGGMKRTDLDHAVERALRDAALWPEVQDRLHDQALNLSGGQQQRLCIARALATRPEILLFDEPTSALDPTATARIEELVTDLKQKVTIVIVTHNMQQAARVSDYTAFMYEGRLIECDRTDRIFTNPSNKLTEEYVTGRFG
- the pstC gene encoding phosphate ABC transporter permease subunit PstC, yielding MDADTAKPGLLKQAREFQVPPVLVPRFKEKAIELVLMLTALASVAITIGIVGVLSYESFLFFRQVSLLEFLTDSQWTPLFSEPHYGILPLVSGTVVTTTVALVVAIPAGSIVAVYLSEYASRALREAVKPALELLSAVPTVVYGYFALLFVTPALQRIWPDLPGFNMLSAGFVIGIMIVPYVSSVSEDAMRAVPLALREGAYALGATRMQTAWRVVFPSALSGIAAAYVLGVSRAIGETMVVAIAAGMQPTLTWNPLEPAATMTAYIVQVSLGDLPHGSIGYRTIFATGLTLLLMTFVFNLAGHVLRKRYRQAY
- a CDS encoding PstS family phosphate ABC transporter substrate-binding protein, with product MLHTMLKRGAWLVGIFALAVTVDPAAAEQGGPFASVTPDNELARYAPQAQIKGSLKIQGSETMYPLLSRLSLEFQRRQPNVRIEVRGGGSSKAIEEFLQPPLQKTGKVMLLEERSQHFSLVATSRELFDSELKEFVAQHDYEPMAVPVAVDAVAIYVHKDNPLNALTLEQVDAMFSSTRLRGHKTPITQWGQLGLSEGWTDAPIQLYGRDRKSGTRAFFQEHCLGGGEFIPSVHENPGAASVILSLSRDQLGIGYSGLGLESSMVRAVPLAEAAGTPFITPSPATVADQSYPLRRMLYLYLDKTPKTSLPPAVKEFLAFLMSQDGQQAVVKAGFFPLPAQQINKSAVALDRTTGSAPVRR
- a CDS encoding FecR family protein, producing MSEPQEPQLKNLGTPDERLSRIARDWVIRLASGHMSEAELRRFKQWLAEHPSHQRVFDDERVFWQQLEPLKTVIPANHKTEQLSISRKQRLRPHWRVVITGAVAAGLAGLLFYQDIRLFLSADHRTATGQQQIVQLPDGGLAHLNTDTAIAVSYTEHERRIEILKGEAFFEVVPNRQAPFRVLTQGGITQAVGTAFAVHAQDRQATVTVTEGTVDVATKVTGKDQPASVTVHKDQETLYRVGEAPRAAMAIDGRSALSWIRGGIVIDKKPFAEAMAELNRYRPGRIVVLADPARTKLVSGRFILQGLDDAVTALAKTQGLTVVRLTPYLVLIL
- the phoU gene encoding phosphate signaling complex protein PhoU, translating into MHRHFDQELADLKTQILRMGSLVEQQIEGSIQALVDRDVHLASRIIERDALVNGLDVEIDETCIRLLALQAPAAGDLRFITTAMKISTELERMSDLAENISERVIELNEEPQLKPYIDIPRMSSWTMRMVRECLEAFVRSDATLARKVCADDDFVDDLTHQLFRELLSFMLENPGTITRAIRLTFIGKYLERIADHATNVGELVIYMVEGKIIRHTSQPVRADNGA
- a CDS encoding RNA polymerase sigma factor, encoding MSHTELSEVFFEHEEGLFRFLLKRLKCTFTARDLTQELFLKISAQEDTQHIHNQKAYLFRMAANLATDHLRVEQNRAEILAEANDILWGGTEHRHAERVMIARQELARLEQALNELPSLSQNIFQLNRFGHKTQQEIAKEFGISISTVEAHMRKVLDHLSSVRDR
- the pstA gene encoding phosphate ABC transporter permease PstA yields the protein MSLENAIAKPISSGFDRKQLVRRKRMDAVFARTGFLVTLAVLSVLLALIGQLAAEGVGRLSWQFLTSYPSRFAAQAGILSAWIGTILVMLLTALVAVPVGLGAAVYLEEYAPKNRLTTLIDINIANLAGVPSIVYGLMALALFVYEFRLGQSFLTAGLTLALLVLPMVIIAAREAIRAVPPQIREAAYALGATKWQTVQHHVLPCSMGGIMTGLILALSRAVGETAPLITVGALSFIAFLPHPPWQDEPPYVSFQWMFDPFTVMPIQMFNWVSRPQEDFHVNAAAAGLVLLVMTLAMNALAIAVRAHFRKRIRW